The Enterobacter oligotrophicus sequence GCACCATTGATGCTGACAGTCACGCCCATCAGGCTTGGGTCCTGCTGTGGCAGGGTGATTTTTGGTGAAACATCAATTGTTGTTGGCGGGGTTGCACAACCTGCCAGCATAAAAAGTGCTACCAACGGAAAGAAGAGTTTTTTTAACATTTTCAGGTTCTCAACGAATCGTAAGCAGTTAGAGAGAAAAATTGCCGCCATCATAACATCGCCAACGGCGAGGGGAAGTGGTCAACGCATGTAAATTCATCGCCTTGTCTGAAAACTGACCAGCTTACCGCTTTTCTCCACCCGTAAATGACAAAACGTATGAGCGTCATAGTGAACTTCATTCGTTTGAATGAAAAAATCAGACGAAAGCTAAATATTTGTTGTCAAGGTGTAATGGAAACGGTAAAAGCGGCTAACATTTAAAGGGATGGGTGACATCTTAGCGTTGTCGGAGGAGTAATTTCATGATGATACGTGAGCAGATAGAAGAAAAACTAAGGGCAGCGTTCAACCCTGTGTTCCTCGAAGTTGTCGACGAAAGCTATCGTCATAACGTGCCGGCAGGTTCTGAAAGCCACTTCAAAGTGGTTTTGGTCAGCGATCGCTTCACGGGAGAACGTTTCCTGAACCGACATCGCTTGATCTACAGCACTTTGACGGATGAACTCTCCACAACCGTACATGCGCTGGCGCTGCATACTTACACCATTAAGGAATGGGAAGGACTGCAGGATACGGTTTTCGCTTCACCGCCTTGTCGCGGTGCGGGCACCATAGCCTGATAAATCGGATTTGCAACAGCCAGAGTTTTTCCAGTATGTTGCATACAGATTTCGTCAAAACGGCCTCAGGGCCGTTTTGTTTTGCCTGAGTTTTGAGCGGATGGTGCGTTTTTGAGGCTAAAAATAGCCTTAAAGTGTGAAAAAAGCCGCAGCAACATGCTCCAACCGTTCTCGACTCACCTAAGTGATGCCGCTATAATGCCGCGTCTTAATGAATGTCTTCGGGATGATTCTGGCGACAGGGAATGTGAATCTGCACATAAGAGAGCATCCCGGTATTGCGAGACAGATTCAGAGTTGACCGAGCACTGTGATTTTTTTGAGGTAACAAGATGCAAGTTTCAGTTGAAACCACTCAAGGCCTTGGCCGCCGTGTAACGATTACTATCGCTGCTGACAGCATCGAAACTGCTGTGAAAAGCGAGCTGGTCAACGTAGCAAAAAAAGTACGTATTGACGGCTTCCGTAAGGGCAAAGTACCAATGAATGTTGTTGCTCAGCGTTATGGCGCTTCTGTGCGTCAGGATGTGCTGGGTGAACTGATGAGCCGCAACTTTATTGATGCGATCATCAAAGAAAAAATCAATCCGGCTGGCGCACCGAACTACGTTCCAGGCGAATACAAACAGGGCGAAGACTTCACCTACTCCGTAGAGTTTGAAGTGTACCCGGAAGTTGAGCTGAAAGGTCTGGAAACCATCGAAGTTGAAAAACCGGTTGTGTCTGTGACCGACGAAGACGTTGACGGCATGCTGGATACCCTGCGTAAGCAGCAGGCGAACTGGAAAGACAAAGACGGCGCAGTTGACGCTGAAGACCGCGTAACCATCGACTTCACCGGTTCTGTAGACGGCGAAGAGTTCGAAGGCGGCAAAGCGACTGACTTCGTACTGGCGATGGGCCAGGGTCGTATGATCCCAGGCTTCGAAGACGGTATCAAAGGCCACAAAGCGGGCGAAGAGTTCACCATCGACGTGACCTTCCCGGAAGAGTACCACGCTGAAAACCTGAAAGGTAAAGCAGCGAAGTTCGTCATCAACCTGAAGAAAGTTGAAGAGCGCGAACTGCCAGAACTGACTGAAGAGTTCATCAAACGTTTCGGCGTGGAAGATGGTTCTGTAGCCGGTCTGCGTGCTGAAGTACGTAAAAACATGGAACGCGAGCTGAACGGTGCTGTGCGTAACCGTGTGAAATCTCAGGCGATCGAAGGTCTGGTGAAAGCGAACGAGATCGACGTTCCTGCAGCACTGATCGACAGCGAAATCGACGTTCTGCGCCGTCAGGCTGCACAGCGTTTCGGTGGCAACCAGCAGCAAGCGATGGAACTGCCACGTGAGCTGTTCGAAGAGCAAGCGAAACGTCGCGTCGTTGTTGGCCTGCTGCTGGGCGAAGTGATTCGTACCCACGAGCTGAAAGCTGACGAAGAGCGTGTGAAAGGCCTGATCGAAGAGATGGCTTCTGCATACGAAGATCCATCAGAAGTGATCGAGTTCTACGGTAAGAACAAAGAGCTGATGGACAATATGCGCAACGTTGCGCTGGAAGAGCAGGCTGTTGAAGCGGTACTGGCGAAAGCGAAAGTCTCCGAAAAAGCGACCTCTTTCAACGAACTGATGAACCAGCAGGCGTAATTTCGCCCCAACGGTTTAAAGTTTGAACAAAAACCCGTTGCCTTCAGGCGACGGGTTTTTTTTATCACACCAATAGGCCCAGGAAGAGTGCTAAAACGCCCTTTCAGTGTTAGCGTAACACCAAAAGGTTGTTATGCTTGAAATAGGGCAGTGTAAACCCCATAAGTATGTAATCACGATGAATGAGACTGGCTGATAATCCGTCCATAAGGTTACAATCAGTACAGCAGGTGTTTTCAATTTTGATCCAGGAGACGGAAATGTCATACAGTGGCGAACGAGACAACTTTGCACCCCATATGGCTCTGGTGCCAATGGTTATTGAACAGACCTCACGTGGTGAGCGGTCTTTTGATATCTATTCCCGTCTGCTCAAGGAACGCGTTATCTTTCTGACCGGCCAGGTGGAAGACCACATGGCAAACCTGATTGTGGCGCAGATGCTGTTTCTGGAAGCGGAAAACCCGGAAAAAGACATCTACCTGTACATTAACTCGCCAGGCGGCGTGATTACGGCGGGTATGTCTATTTATGACACCATGCAATTCATCAAGCCGGATGTCAGCACCATCTGTATGGGACAGGCGGCCTCAATGGGTGCCTTCCTGTTAACGGCAGGGGCGAAAGGCAAGCGTTTCTGCCTGCCGAATTCCCGCGTGATGATCCACCAGCCGCTGGGCGGATATCAGGGTCAGGCGACGGATATCGAAATCCACGCCCGCGAAATTCTGAAAGTAAAAGCGCGCATGAATGAACTTATGGCGCAGCATACGGGTCAATCTCTTGAGCAGATCGAGCGTGATACTGAGCGAGATCGCTTCCTCTCTGCACCAGAGGCAGTTGAGTACGGCTTAGTCGACTCCGTTTTGACCCATCGTAATTGATGCCCGCGACGCAACTGTGCCGCTATACTAAGGTAGGGCGGCACTCTGCTTACCGCAGCTTGCGTCTGAGAATGGCATTTGCGTCGTCATGTGCGGCACAAAGAACTTAAAAAGAGGTTTGGACTCATGACAGATAAACGCAAAGATGGTTCGGGCAAACTGCTGTACTGCTCTTTTTGCGGCAAAAGCCAGCATGAAGTGCGTAAACTGATTGCCGGGCCGTCCGTGTATATCTGCGATGAATGTGTCGACTTATGTAACGACATCATTCGCGAAGAGATTAAAGAAGTTGCCCCGCACCGTGAGCGCAGTGCGTTG is a genomic window containing:
- the tig gene encoding trigger factor, with protein sequence MQVSVETTQGLGRRVTITIAADSIETAVKSELVNVAKKVRIDGFRKGKVPMNVVAQRYGASVRQDVLGELMSRNFIDAIIKEKINPAGAPNYVPGEYKQGEDFTYSVEFEVYPEVELKGLETIEVEKPVVSVTDEDVDGMLDTLRKQQANWKDKDGAVDAEDRVTIDFTGSVDGEEFEGGKATDFVLAMGQGRMIPGFEDGIKGHKAGEEFTIDVTFPEEYHAENLKGKAAKFVINLKKVEERELPELTEEFIKRFGVEDGSVAGLRAEVRKNMERELNGAVRNRVKSQAIEGLVKANEIDVPAALIDSEIDVLRRQAAQRFGGNQQQAMELPRELFEEQAKRRVVVGLLLGEVIRTHELKADEERVKGLIEEMASAYEDPSEVIEFYGKNKELMDNMRNVALEEQAVEAVLAKAKVSEKATSFNELMNQQA
- the clpP gene encoding ATP-dependent Clp endopeptidase proteolytic subunit ClpP codes for the protein MSYSGERDNFAPHMALVPMVIEQTSRGERSFDIYSRLLKERVIFLTGQVEDHMANLIVAQMLFLEAENPEKDIYLYINSPGGVITAGMSIYDTMQFIKPDVSTICMGQAASMGAFLLTAGAKGKRFCLPNSRVMIHQPLGGYQGQATDIEIHAREILKVKARMNELMAQHTGQSLEQIERDTERDRFLSAPEAVEYGLVDSVLTHRN
- the bolA gene encoding transcriptional regulator BolA, producing the protein MMIREQIEEKLRAAFNPVFLEVVDESYRHNVPAGSESHFKVVLVSDRFTGERFLNRHRLIYSTLTDELSTTVHALALHTYTIKEWEGLQDTVFASPPCRGAGTIA